A genomic region of Exiguobacterium oxidotolerans JCM 12280 contains the following coding sequences:
- a CDS encoding RDD family protein — MESLTKRRIGAAVINLMLNAVIVNVLEETILKRSKRPVIRGIVTQSVVDVVMETVQLRLTDGRTVGSRVMGLRVVSQDNQPLKTTQILKRIAYREVFTAGKFFKDRQRYLQDASVLPEDEFAKTRVIRDGR, encoded by the coding sequence ATGGAATCTCTCACAAAACGAAGAATCGGGGCGGCTGTCATTAATTTGATGTTGAACGCTGTCATTGTAAATGTCCTTGAAGAAACAATTCTCAAACGGAGCAAACGTCCCGTCATCCGTGGCATCGTCACCCAGTCGGTCGTCGATGTCGTCATGGAAACGGTTCAATTACGCTTGACGGATGGCCGAACGGTCGGCAGTCGTGTCATGGGACTCCGTGTCGTCAGTCAAGACAACCAACCGTTGAAAACGACACAAATCCTTAAACGGATTGCTTACCGTGAAGTATTCACAGCAGGGAAATTCTTTAAGGACCGTCAGCGTTATCTGCAGGATGCCTCCGTTTTACCGGAAGATGAGTTTGCGAAAACACGTGTCATTCGTGACGGACGGTAA
- a CDS encoding SMI1/KNR4 family protein, giving the protein MMTIEQVMAMLPVEEEEIRLTDVDGLPRYGCVHPVDLFEESQAIFRSIIEVEQHQADRLKSWYIIGYEDMYGDLLCVDLVTGQVMVVGHETLEREEVVAPSLTQFLQG; this is encoded by the coding sequence GTGATGACGATTGAACAAGTAATGGCGATGTTACCTGTTGAGGAAGAAGAAATACGATTAACAGATGTCGATGGATTGCCACGTTATGGATGTGTTCATCCGGTTGATCTGTTTGAGGAATCACAAGCGATTTTTCGGAGTATCATTGAAGTCGAACAACATCAAGCGGATCGATTAAAATCATGGTACATCATCGGATACGAAGACATGTATGGAGACCTGTTATGTGTGGATCTCGTAACGGGTCAAGTAATGGTCGTCGGTCATGAAACACTGGAACGCGAAGAAGTCGTCGCTCCGTCCTTGACTCAATTTTTGCAAGGATGA
- a CDS encoding GNAT family N-acetyltransferase gives MMTIEEINDANQAKVLTLTVAPAQRTYIETNAQSLQEAMNDHDHDWRCYALCENRQPVGFMMIGAENRTDKYIWLDRFMIGQPYQGRGLGTQFLKRAIGFIEDHFEVDEIVLSLHAENTHAKYFYRQAGFVDIKRIDEANGEEIWVYRLT, from the coding sequence ATGATGACAATCGAAGAGATTAATGACGCGAATCAGGCCAAGGTTTTGACATTAACCGTCGCACCTGCGCAGCGTACATACATCGAAACGAACGCGCAGTCGCTTCAAGAAGCGATGAACGATCACGATCACGACTGGCGTTGTTATGCCTTATGCGAAAACAGGCAGCCGGTCGGGTTCATGATGATTGGTGCTGAAAACCGGACTGACAAGTACATTTGGCTTGACCGGTTCATGATCGGTCAGCCATACCAAGGACGAGGCTTAGGAACGCAGTTTTTAAAACGAGCAATCGGCTTCATCGAAGACCATTTCGAAGTCGATGAAATCGTGTTGAGTTTACACGCAGAAAATACGCATGCCAAGTATTTTTACCGGCAAGCAGGCTTTGTTGATATCAAACGGATCGATGAAGCGAACGGTGAAGAAATTTGGGTCTATCGTCTGACGTGA
- a CDS encoding SDR family oxidoreductase: protein MTEQRQIALVTGASHERDIGAAICRTLAARGIDVFFTAWQADHDWIPSFEAELAAFGVRTRGFLIDLADPAAAATVHQTVVETLGQPSILINNAAHSTQTDYLSLDAASLDAHYAVNIRTTLLLSVEFARQLQASPLLSGRIINMTSGQERGPMPGELAYVATKGAISAFTQTFAQEVAPFGITVNAVNPGPTDSTWMTDEIRSALLPKFPFGRIGTPNDVARLISFLVSGEGAWITGQILHSEGGFIRQ from the coding sequence ATGACTGAACAACGACAAATCGCACTCGTGACCGGTGCAAGTCACGAACGGGATATCGGAGCAGCGATCTGTCGGACGCTTGCCGCACGAGGGATCGACGTTTTTTTCACCGCCTGGCAAGCCGACCACGACTGGATCCCGTCATTTGAAGCGGAACTGGCAGCTTTTGGTGTCCGGACAAGAGGATTCCTGATTGACCTAGCCGATCCGGCGGCGGCGGCAACTGTCCATCAAACCGTCGTTGAGACGCTCGGCCAACCGTCGATTTTAATCAACAACGCTGCTCACTCGACACAAACCGACTATTTATCACTCGACGCCGCATCACTAGACGCCCATTATGCGGTCAATATCCGGACGACGTTACTATTATCGGTCGAGTTCGCCCGCCAGCTGCAAGCGTCACCGTTACTTTCAGGACGAATCATCAACATGACATCCGGACAGGAACGCGGACCGATGCCGGGCGAACTTGCTTATGTCGCGACGAAAGGTGCGATTTCTGCTTTTACGCAGACGTTCGCGCAGGAAGTTGCCCCGTTCGGCATTACGGTCAACGCCGTCAACCCCGGTCCGACCGACTCGACTTGGATGACGGACGAGATCCGCTCCGCCCTGTTACCGAAATTCCCCTTCGGCCGCATCGGGACACCAAACGACGTCGCCCGTCTGATTTCGTTTCTCGTCAGCGGCGAAGGTGCCTGGATCACCGGGCAAATTCTGCATTCGGAAGGTGGCTTTATCCGTCAATAA
- a CDS encoding ABC transporter permease, with protein sequence MSYVQLASALVFILIPLVLTYTLKLGLGNDILIATVRSIVQLLIVGYILTFVFESDSKIYIGLMILLMIVAATLNIIKKGDGIPGITGIILLTLVSVEVLTMGIMLGLRIIPFEAQEVIPISGMVIGNCMILSLLFLNKFKDEVDRGDEVIELILALGGSPKTAIDRSLKSAIKTSMIPTIEAQKTMGLVQLPGMMSGLIIGGADPMEAVMYQLLILFLILTNAAVSSVMVGYLSYRKLFNQKAQFLGLTYRND encoded by the coding sequence ATGAGTTACGTGCAACTCGCTTCCGCCTTAGTCTTCATCTTGATTCCATTGGTGCTGACATATACGTTAAAGCTTGGACTTGGCAACGATATTTTGATTGCGACGGTCCGGTCGATCGTCCAGTTGTTGATTGTCGGTTATATCTTGACGTTCGTTTTCGAAAGTGACAGTAAAATTTACATTGGGTTGATGATTCTGTTGATGATTGTCGCGGCGACGCTCAACATCATCAAAAAAGGTGACGGAATTCCCGGGATTACCGGTATCATTTTACTGACGTTAGTCAGTGTCGAAGTCTTGACGATGGGTATCATGCTTGGTCTTCGAATCATTCCGTTCGAAGCGCAGGAAGTCATTCCGATCAGTGGGATGGTGATCGGGAATTGTATGATTCTGTCGCTTTTGTTCCTGAATAAGTTCAAGGACGAGGTCGACCGGGGCGATGAAGTCATTGAGCTGATTTTAGCGCTCGGAGGTTCACCGAAAACAGCGATTGACCGAAGTTTGAAAAGCGCCATCAAGACGAGTATGATTCCGACGATCGAGGCCCAGAAAACGATGGGACTCGTCCAGCTTCCCGGCATGATGAGCGGTTTGATCATCGGTGGAGCCGATCCGATGGAAGCCGTCATGTACCAGTTGCTGATTCTGTTCCTGATTTTGACGAATGCTGCCGTGTCTTCCGTCATGGTCGGCTACCTGTCCTACCGGAAACTGTTTAATCAAAAAGCCCAGTTTCTTGGGTTGACCTACCGGAACGACTGA
- a CDS encoding ABC transporter ATP-binding protein, with protein MAVIEFKDVQYKSILKGISGTFREGKITTLVGPSGAGKTTCLKQINGLLSPDAGAIYFKGTDLKDIDMMELRKKIGMAFQSAPMIAGTVYDNLNLPKAIFDQTLEQEEAKRLLERVDLKEIPLTQNVKELSGGEKSRIAIARTLVNRPDVLLLDEITASLDYRMVKEIEALVRKVQREFNVTVIWITHDLEQARRVSDDMWFLKDGQLIQQGTIELIEDSDNPVIEAFVKGVDQ; from the coding sequence GTGGCAGTCATTGAATTTAAGGATGTCCAGTACAAATCGATTTTAAAAGGGATCTCCGGGACGTTTCGGGAAGGAAAAATCACGACGCTCGTCGGACCGAGCGGTGCCGGGAAAACGACGTGTCTGAAACAAATCAACGGATTACTTTCCCCGGACGCCGGGGCGATTTATTTTAAGGGAACCGATTTAAAAGACATCGATATGATGGAGCTTCGAAAAAAGATTGGCATGGCCTTTCAAAGTGCCCCGATGATTGCGGGGACTGTGTACGACAACTTGAATCTTCCGAAAGCGATCTTCGACCAGACACTGGAACAGGAAGAGGCAAAACGTCTGTTGGAGCGGGTCGACTTAAAAGAGATACCGTTGACACAAAACGTTAAAGAACTATCAGGAGGCGAAAAAAGCCGCATCGCGATCGCGCGGACACTCGTCAACCGACCGGATGTCCTGCTGCTCGACGAGATCACGGCGAGTCTCGATTACCGGATGGTCAAGGAAATCGAGGCGCTCGTCCGAAAAGTTCAACGGGAATTCAACGTGACGGTGATCTGGATTACGCATGATCTCGAACAAGCGCGCCGTGTCAGTGATGACATGTGGTTCTTAAAAGACGGGCAATTGATTCAACAGGGAACGATTGAATTGATTGAGGACTCGGATAATCCCGTCATCGAAGCGTTCGTCAAGGGGGTCGACCAATGA